The following is a genomic window from Roseitalea porphyridii.
CACGTACTCCGTTCATTCTCGCAATTTCCATTTCCGTCACGCGAAAAATCTCCCCGCGACTTCGGTGGCCGGCAAGTCGGTGCCTAGATAGCAAAATCAGCCACTCTTGCCACATATACAGCTAGGAATTTATGCCGGATTGGGCGGTATCGCCGCAATCGCAGGTCCGCAGAGACAGACCCGCCGAAATCGGCCCCGGCCGGGCTTGACGCCGCCGGCCGCCGTTCCGACCATGGCGCCGCGCACCATGTCCCGAAAGACCGCCATGCTCCATCCCGACAGGCTTCTTCCCGCCGACCCGGCCGTCCGGGCGACCGCGCGGGCCCTCTACGAACGGGTCGCCGACGCGCCGATCGTCTCCCCGCACGGCCATTGCGAGGCGTCCTGGTTCGCCGAGGACGCGCCGTTTCCGAACGCCGCCGACCTGCTGATCACGCCCGATCACTACGTGCTGCGCATGCTGGCCAGCCAGGGCGTGTCCTACGAGGCGCTGGGCGTGCCGCGCGCCGACGGAAGCCGCGCCGATGTCGACCCGCGCGAGGCGTTCCGGCTGTTCGCCGCGCACTATCATCTGTTCGCCGGCACGCCCTCGCGCGTCTGGCTCGATCACGCCCTTCATGTCGTGCTCGGCGTGCCCGAGCGGCTCGGCCCGGCGACCGCCGACGCGGTCTTCGATCATGTCGCCGCGCAACTCGCTTCGCCCGCCTTCCGGCCGCGCGCGCTCTACGAGCGGTTCGGCATCGAAGTCCTGGCGACCACCGACAATGCGACCGACACGCTCGATGCGCATCGGGCGCTGAAGGCGCTAGCCTTCGGCCGGATCGTGCCGACCTTCCGGCCGGACGCGCTCACCGACCCGCTGCGCGAGGATTTCGCCGCATCGATGCAAAGGCTCGAAGAGCAGACCGGCGAAAATGTCACCGACTGGTCCGGCTTGCTCAAGGCGCTGCGGGCGCGGCGCGCGGACTTCGCGCGGCTCGGCGCGACGGCGACCGACCATGGCGTTCTGGCGCCCGTCACCGCCGACCTGCCGGGGCCGGCCTGCCAGGCGCTGCTCGACAAGGCGAGGGCCGGCACGATCACCGCCGACGAGGCGGCGCTGTTTCAGGCGCAGATGCTCACCGAGATGGCCGCGATGAGCGTCGAGGACGGTCTGGTGATGCAGATCCATGCCGGCTCGCGCCGCAACTATGCGCCCTCGGTCTTCGCCCGCTACGGCCGCGACAAGGGCTACGACATTCCGGCCACGGTCGCCTGGGCGGACGGGCTCAAGCCGCTGCTCGACCGGTTCGGCTTCGAGCCGAACCTTCGGATGGTGCTCTATACGCTCGACGAGACCGCCTACGGACGCGAACTGGCGCCGCTCGCCGGCGCGTTTCCGACCGTGCTGCTGGGCGCGCCCTGGTGGTTCTTCGACAGTCCCGAGGGGATGCGCCGCTACCGGTCGCAGGTGATCGAGACGGCCGGGTTCCACAACACGGCCGGCTTCGTCGACGACACCCGCGCCTTCCTGTCGATCCCGGCGCGGCACGACATGGCCCGGCGCATGGACGCGGGCTTTCTCGCCGGGCTCGTCGCCGAACACCAGATCGGCACGGACGAGGCATTCGCGCTGATCGGGGAGCTTGCGGGCGGGCTTGCGCGCCGCGCCTATCGGACCGGCACGGGTCAGGCCGCGCCCGGCAGCGACCGGGCTACGGCATGAGCGGACCGCGCGGCGGCGGGCACGCTCAGATCCGCGCGCGGCCCTCTTCCACCGCCTCTTCGATGAAGCGCGGCAGGGCGAAGGCGGCGCGGTGCACCGCCGGCGTGTAATAGCGCGTCGAAAGACCCGCCTCGGCGAACCGTGCCTTGAGCGTTTCGAGCGGCACGTCGGCCTTGCCCGCATCGTCGGTGGCAAAGCCCATCGCCATGTGTCCGCCGACATAGGTCGGGATCGCCGCCACATAGGCCGCCGACAGCGCGAACGAACGGCCCAGATCGCGCATCGAGCCGACCAGTTCGTCCTTCTGGAAGAAGGGCACGCCGTTCTGGGTGACGGCAACGCCGCCCGGGTTCAGCACCCGGTGCAGGCCGGCATAGAACGCGGCCGTGAACAGCACCGCCCCCGGCCCGACCGGATCGGTCGAATCGACGATCGCGACGTCGAACCGGTCTTCGGTCGTCGCGACATAGTCGGCCCCGTCGGCGATCACCAGGTCGAACCGGTCGTCGTCGAACACCGGTGCGTTGAAATCGCCGAAATGGGTGCGCGAGAACTCGACCACCGATGCGTCGATCTCGACCTGCGTCAGCCCCTCGACCGACCGGTGCTTGAGCACCTCCTCGGCCAGGCCGCAATCGCCGCCGCCGATGATCAGCACGCGTTTCGCCGCCCCGTGCGCCAGGATCGGCACATGGCTCATCATCTCGTGATAGATGAACTCGTCGCCGGTGGTCACCTGGGTGATGCCGTCGAGCATCAGCACCTTGCCGAACGCCGCGTTCTCGATCAGCGCCAGTTCGAAATGGCCGGTGTCCTCGTGATGCAGCACCCGCTCCGCCCGAAAGGCGAAGCGGACGCTGGGATAGAGACTCTCGGCGAACCAGTCGCTGTCCTTGCCGGCCATGACGTCAGACGCCCTTGCCGCGCAGCAGTTCCGACACGGCGATGCGGGCGGGGTTGAAGGCCCGGCGCAGCACCTCGACGCACTTTTCCGGCTGCGCGTCGCCGCACATGAACACGTCGAGCGCCGCATAGCCGTTCTCGGGCCACGAATGGATCGAGATATGGCTCTCGGCCAGCACCGCCACGCCGGACACGCCGGCCACCTCGCAGCCCATGGGCTCGAAGCTGTGCAGGTGTATGTGCAGCAGCGTCGCGCCGGCTTCCTCGACGCATTTGACCATGGCCTTTTCGATATGGTCGATGTCGTCGAGCCGTTCGGCTTCGTACAAGTCGATGATCAGATGCGCCCCGGCGCACTTGGTGCCGTTGCGTTCGATGAAATGATCCTTCGGCAGCGCGTCAGCGGCCGCAAAAGGGGCGTTCAGATCTTCCGTTTGGGAGGTGCTTTGGTCCGCAAAGTCCATCCCCAATTGGAAGAGGGCGTCGTGAGTCATGGCGCTCTCCCCAACCAGCAGATGTCCCGGCTCATGCCGGAGCCGCGCACATATTGGCTTTGCGCGTCACAATCAATCGGCAAATCGAGAAAACTTCGTCCGCAGCCGAAGTTTTTTGATGCGCGTGCCGCGGCGCGGCCGTCGTCAGCGAAGGCGCAGCTTCATGTGCCGGTTGACGTCCTTGTAGAGCAGGTAGCGGAACCGGCCCGGTCCGCCCGCATAGCAGGCCTGCGGACAAAACGCGCGCAGCCACATGAAGTCGCCCGCCTCCACCTCGACCCAGTCCCGGTTGAGCCGGTAGACCGCCTTGCCTTCGAGCACGTAGAGGCCGTGCTCCATCACATGGGTCTCGGCGAAGGGAATGACCGCGCCGGGCTCGAACGTGACGATGTTGACGTGCATGTCGTGCGCCATGTCGGCCGGATCGACGAACCGGGTGGTCGCCCAGCGACCGTCGGTGCCCGGCATGGCGACGGGCTCGACCTCTGCGTCGCTTGTCACGAAGGCTTTCGGCGCCGCGATCTGGTCGACCGGCTCGTAGGCCTTGCGGATCCAGTGGAACGTCGCGGCCCCATCGCTCCGG
Proteins encoded in this region:
- the uxaC gene encoding glucuronate isomerase, which encodes MSRKTAMLHPDRLLPADPAVRATARALYERVADAPIVSPHGHCEASWFAEDAPFPNAADLLITPDHYVLRMLASQGVSYEALGVPRADGSRADVDPREAFRLFAAHYHLFAGTPSRVWLDHALHVVLGVPERLGPATADAVFDHVAAQLASPAFRPRALYERFGIEVLATTDNATDTLDAHRALKALAFGRIVPTFRPDALTDPLREDFAASMQRLEEQTGENVTDWSGLLKALRARRADFARLGATATDHGVLAPVTADLPGPACQALLDKARAGTITADEAALFQAQMLTEMAAMSVEDGLVMQIHAGSRRNYAPSVFARYGRDKGYDIPATVAWADGLKPLLDRFGFEPNLRMVLYTLDETAYGRELAPLAGAFPTVLLGAPWWFFDSPEGMRRYRSQVIETAGFHNTAGFVDDTRAFLSIPARHDMARRMDAGFLAGLVAEHQIGTDEAFALIGELAGGLARRAYRTGTGQAAPGSDRATA
- the speE gene encoding polyamine aminopropyltransferase, with the translated sequence MAGKDSDWFAESLYPSVRFAFRAERVLHHEDTGHFELALIENAAFGKVLMLDGITQVTTGDEFIYHEMMSHVPILAHGAAKRVLIIGGGDCGLAEEVLKHRSVEGLTQVEIDASVVEFSRTHFGDFNAPVFDDDRFDLVIADGADYVATTEDRFDVAIVDSTDPVGPGAVLFTAAFYAGLHRVLNPGGVAVTQNGVPFFQKDELVGSMRDLGRSFALSAAYVAAIPTYVGGHMAMGFATDDAGKADVPLETLKARFAEAGLSTRYYTPAVHRAAFALPRFIEEAVEEGRARI
- the speD gene encoding adenosylmethionine decarboxylase, encoding MTHDALFQLGMDFADQSTSQTEDLNAPFAAADALPKDHFIERNGTKCAGAHLIIDLYEAERLDDIDHIEKAMVKCVEEAGATLLHIHLHSFEPMGCEVAGVSGVAVLAESHISIHSWPENGYAALDVFMCGDAQPEKCVEVLRRAFNPARIAVSELLRGKGV
- a CDS encoding bifunctional allantoicase/(S)-ureidoglycine aminohydrolase, which translates into the protein MREHAYHSPAGGHPDQSDLLTGRAVFTEAYAVIPRGVMRDIVTSNLPHWDGTLAWVLARPLSGFAETFSQMIVEVAPGGGSDRPEPDETAEAVLFVTAGAVEVILAGEAHAMRPGGYAFIPPATDWTIRNRSDGAATFHWIRKAYEPVDQIAAPKAFVTSDAEVEPVAMPGTDGRWATTRFVDPADMAHDMHVNIVTFEPGAVIPFAETHVMEHGLYVLEGKAVYRLNRDWVEVEAGDFMWLRAFCPQACYAGGPGRFRYLLYKDVNRHMKLRLR